A region of Toxorhynchites rutilus septentrionalis strain SRP chromosome 1, ASM2978413v1, whole genome shotgun sequence DNA encodes the following proteins:
- the LOC129767386 gene encoding histidine--tRNA ligase, cytoplasmic isoform X2, whose translation MTEKEAVLAEITAQGDVVRKLKAAKEDKSKIDEEVAKLLALKAKLKDLDGGNPEPGNKNLTLKTPKGTRDYGPESMALRQQIFDKVIAVFKKHGAETIDTPVFELKEVLTGKYGEDSKLIYDLKDQGGEILALRYDLTVPFARFVGMGNVFNIRRYHIAKVYRRDNPAMTKGRYREFYQCDFDIAGTYDPMLPDAECVKVVVEILSELDIGDFVVKLNHRKLLDGMFEACGVPGDKFRTICSSVDKLDKTPWEEVRKEMIDEKGLDGEIADRIGEYVRLSGAMDLVDKLAADEKLKTIKTALEGIEDMRLLLQYCDIFGLKDKIIFDLSLARGLDYYTGVIYEAVLKAEPISPTINGKSKSKEEEVSVGSVAGGGRYDNLVGMFNPKRKQVPCVGVSVGVERIFSILEAKSQQKVRTTEIEVFVASAHKGLHLKRMEVLGKLWDAGIKAEHSYKLNPKLLGQLQYCEENQIPYAIVLGDGELSRGVVKLREIISRKEEEVPLDNLAEEIRKRLTV comes from the exons ATCGATGAGGAAGTCGCAAAACTGCTGGCCTTGAAGGCCAAGCTGAAAGATTTGGATGGAGGGAACCCGGAACCGGGCAACAAAAATCTCACCCTGAAAACACCGAAGGGAACTCGCGACTATGGGCCGGAATCGATGGCCCTGCGGCAGCAAATCTTCGACAAGGTGATCGCCGTGTTCAAGAAGCACGGGGCCGAAACGATCGATACACCGGTGTTCGAGTTGAAGGAAGTTTTGACGGGGAAGTATGGCGAAGACAGCAAGCTGATCTACGACTTGAAGGATCAGGGTGGTGAGATTTTGGCCCTGCGGTACGATTTGACGGTGCCGTTTGCACGGTTCGTTGGCATGGGTAATGTGTTCAACATCAGACGGTATCACATTGCGAAGGTTTATCGGCGCGATAATCCGGCCATGACGAAGGGACGCTATCGGGAGTTCTACCAGTGTGATTTCGACATCGCCGGAACGTACGATCCGATGCTGCCGGATGCGGAGTGCGTCAAGGTGGTGGTGGAGATCTTATCCGAGCTGGATATTGGGGATTTCGTGGTGAAGCTTAACCACAGGAAGCTGCTGGATGGTATGTTTGAGGCGTGTGGCGTTCCGGGGGATAAGTTCCGGACGATCTGTTCGTCGGTCGATAAGCTGGATAAAACTCCCTGGGAGGAGGTCCGGAAAGAGATGATCGACGAGAAAGGTTTGGATGGGGAAATTGCCGATCGGATCGGTGAATATGTTCGTCTGAGTGGCGCAATGGATCTCGTTGATAAATTGGCAGCGGATGAGAAGCTTAAGACGATTAAAACCGCCCTGGAAGGCATCGAGGATATGCGGCTGCTGCTTCAGTATTGTGACATCTTCGGTTTGAAGGATAAGATTATTTTCGATCTGAGTTTGGCTCGTGGATTGGACTATTACACGGGCGTCATTTACGAGGCAGTGTTGAAGGCCGAACCAATTTCACCCACTATTAATGGTAAATCAAAATCCAAGGAGGAAGAGGTTAGTGTTGGATCGGTAGCCGGTGGCGGTCGGTACGACAATCTAGTTGGCATGTTCAATCCCAAGCGGAAACAAGTTCCGTGTGTTGGTGTCTCCGTCGGAGTGGAGAGAATCTTCTCCATCCTGGAGGCCAAGAGTCAGCAGAAGGTGCGAACAACGGAGATTGAAGTATTTGTTGCTTCCGCCCACAAGGGATTGCATTTGAAGCGAATGGAAGTGCTGGGCAAGCTGTGGGATGCTGGTATTAAG GCGGAACATTCGTACAAGCTGAATCCCAAGCTGCTCGGACAGTTGCAGTACTGTGAGGAGAATCAAATTCCATATGCAATCGTTCTCGGCGACGGCGAACTTTCGCGAGGTGTTGTTAAGCTGAGGGAAATTATTAGCCGAAAGGAGGAAGAAGTGCCGTTGGATAACCTAGCGGAGGAGATTAGGAAACGGCTAACGGTATAA
- the LOC129763234 gene encoding uncharacterized protein LOC129763234, which yields MIPKCAAPLLLLLVGLQLVVSHPYANNYPYSTAVVLESSVSKGASSKGAAEGGKDLRNFNSDHSFDAGESINSAADAARYHTLDNQLNSHRIADAARGGSMDKVKLSTGENYEADKSHNRKYVKSGFTNSYHKDENGSKSSYYEDSDDRGGKQVFDNRQNMKNDYNDHLYNKELKNNQLRDWQDDRFGGVEQRGVRDFHRQSAADRGNQHDYRDGYRDDRDQHVRGYGHEVHPMPHLPPVVPLRNNYDDLYQRRSFYEPRPAFTTGQSRIVVYEDPREYIYDYPTDDRDGFMRRYDEGYSAERARIDFRPSPLVNYGRY from the exons ATGATTCCGAAGTGTGCCGCgccgctgctgctactgctcgTCGGATTGCAGCTGGTGGTGTCCCACCCGTATGCGAATAATTACCCATACAGCACGGCCGTTGTGTTGGAATCGTCGGTATCGAAGGGTGCCTCCAGTAAGGGAGCGGCCGAGGGGGGTAAAGATTTGCGGAATTTCAACAGTGATCACTCGTTCGATGCCGGCGAAAGCATCAATTCCGCGGCGGACGCCGCCCGTTATCACACGCTGGATAATCAACTTAACAGCCACCGGATAGCGGATGCGGCACGGGGTGGCTCCATGGACAAAGTCAAGCTCTCCACGGGAGAGAATTACGAGGCGGATAAATCGCACAACCGGAAGTATGTGAAGTCTGGATTCACCAACTCCTACCACAAGGATGAGAATGGAAGCAAAAGCTCGTACTACGAGGACTCGGATGACCGCGGAGGGAAGCAAGTGTTCGACAATAGGCAGAACATGAAAAACGATTACAATGATCATCTTTACAACAAAGAGCTGAAGAATAACCAACTGCGGGATTGGCAAGATGATCGTTTCGGGGGAGTCGAGCAGCGAGGAGTTCGTGACTTTCATCGCCAATCTGCAGCCGATCGAG GAAATCAGCACGATTACCGGGACGGATATCGCGACGATCGCGATCAGCATGTACGAGGTTACGGTCATGAAGTGCACCCGATGCCACATCTTCCACCGGTGGTTCCACTGCGCAACAATTATGACGATCTGTACCAGCGGCGTTCGTTCTACGAGCCACGACCAGCTTTCACCACCGGACAGTCGCGAATCGTCGTTTACGAGGATCCAAGAGAGTACATCTATGATTATCCGACGGATGATAGGGATGGATTTATGCGTCGCTACGACGAAGGTTATTCCGCCGAGCGCGCAAGGATTGATTTTAGACCGAGCCCTTTGGTGAATTACGGAAGGTATTGA
- the LOC129767386 gene encoding histidine--tRNA ligase, cytoplasmic isoform X1: MLRQLHRTLRYASTPPRLTAGSAGGQIKRNASSLAIFAARGVAVPLNSVPHDHTRTNCRFCCRSTAVASQFESTGHNQHQIAQIDEEVAKLLALKAKLKDLDGGNPEPGNKNLTLKTPKGTRDYGPESMALRQQIFDKVIAVFKKHGAETIDTPVFELKEVLTGKYGEDSKLIYDLKDQGGEILALRYDLTVPFARFVGMGNVFNIRRYHIAKVYRRDNPAMTKGRYREFYQCDFDIAGTYDPMLPDAECVKVVVEILSELDIGDFVVKLNHRKLLDGMFEACGVPGDKFRTICSSVDKLDKTPWEEVRKEMIDEKGLDGEIADRIGEYVRLSGAMDLVDKLAADEKLKTIKTALEGIEDMRLLLQYCDIFGLKDKIIFDLSLARGLDYYTGVIYEAVLKAEPISPTINGKSKSKEEEVSVGSVAGGGRYDNLVGMFNPKRKQVPCVGVSVGVERIFSILEAKSQQKVRTTEIEVFVASAHKGLHLKRMEVLGKLWDAGIKAEHSYKLNPKLLGQLQYCEENQIPYAIVLGDGELSRGVVKLREIISRKEEEVPLDNLAEEIRKRLTV, translated from the exons ATGCTTCGTCAGCTTCACCGTACACTCCGTTACGCTTCAACGCCACCGCGACTGACGGCGGGATCCGCTGGTGGCCAAATCAAGCGAAACGCCTCTTCTCTGGCGATATTCGCCGCTCGCGGTGTCGCTGTTCCGTTGAATTCGGTTCCACACGATCATACGCGCACTAACTGTCGCTTCTGCTGCCGGTCGACTGCTGTAGCTTCGCAGTTTGAGTCCACAGGCCACAATCAGCATCAAATCGCTCAG ATCGATGAGGAAGTCGCAAAACTGCTGGCCTTGAAGGCCAAGCTGAAAGATTTGGATGGAGGGAACCCGGAACCGGGCAACAAAAATCTCACCCTGAAAACACCGAAGGGAACTCGCGACTATGGGCCGGAATCGATGGCCCTGCGGCAGCAAATCTTCGACAAGGTGATCGCCGTGTTCAAGAAGCACGGGGCCGAAACGATCGATACACCGGTGTTCGAGTTGAAGGAAGTTTTGACGGGGAAGTATGGCGAAGACAGCAAGCTGATCTACGACTTGAAGGATCAGGGTGGTGAGATTTTGGCCCTGCGGTACGATTTGACGGTGCCGTTTGCACGGTTCGTTGGCATGGGTAATGTGTTCAACATCAGACGGTATCACATTGCGAAGGTTTATCGGCGCGATAATCCGGCCATGACGAAGGGACGCTATCGGGAGTTCTACCAGTGTGATTTCGACATCGCCGGAACGTACGATCCGATGCTGCCGGATGCGGAGTGCGTCAAGGTGGTGGTGGAGATCTTATCCGAGCTGGATATTGGGGATTTCGTGGTGAAGCTTAACCACAGGAAGCTGCTGGATGGTATGTTTGAGGCGTGTGGCGTTCCGGGGGATAAGTTCCGGACGATCTGTTCGTCGGTCGATAAGCTGGATAAAACTCCCTGGGAGGAGGTCCGGAAAGAGATGATCGACGAGAAAGGTTTGGATGGGGAAATTGCCGATCGGATCGGTGAATATGTTCGTCTGAGTGGCGCAATGGATCTCGTTGATAAATTGGCAGCGGATGAGAAGCTTAAGACGATTAAAACCGCCCTGGAAGGCATCGAGGATATGCGGCTGCTGCTTCAGTATTGTGACATCTTCGGTTTGAAGGATAAGATTATTTTCGATCTGAGTTTGGCTCGTGGATTGGACTATTACACGGGCGTCATTTACGAGGCAGTGTTGAAGGCCGAACCAATTTCACCCACTATTAATGGTAAATCAAAATCCAAGGAGGAAGAGGTTAGTGTTGGATCGGTAGCCGGTGGCGGTCGGTACGACAATCTAGTTGGCATGTTCAATCCCAAGCGGAAACAAGTTCCGTGTGTTGGTGTCTCCGTCGGAGTGGAGAGAATCTTCTCCATCCTGGAGGCCAAGAGTCAGCAGAAGGTGCGAACAACGGAGATTGAAGTATTTGTTGCTTCCGCCCACAAGGGATTGCATTTGAAGCGAATGGAAGTGCTGGGCAAGCTGTGGGATGCTGGTATTAAG GCGGAACATTCGTACAAGCTGAATCCCAAGCTGCTCGGACAGTTGCAGTACTGTGAGGAGAATCAAATTCCATATGCAATCGTTCTCGGCGACGGCGAACTTTCGCGAGGTGTTGTTAAGCTGAGGGAAATTATTAGCCGAAAGGAGGAAGAAGTGCCGTTGGATAACCTAGCGGAGGAGATTAGGAAACGGCTAACGGTATAA